Sequence from the Sphingomonas koreensis genome:
GCGGGGCCCTTGGCGTTCAGGCCTTTGGCGGACGTCTGATCGCAATCCGCTGATGCAGTTCGCAGCGCACTGGGGAGGGATGGGGGTTTGCTCCGCTGGACGGCCGGCCTGTCCTGCTCACCCGAACGGCGGCGCCGGCAGACGAGATGCCGTGCGGCGCGGAAAGGAATCGAGGAGTGGAGATGCAAATGGACAGGAGAATTTCCCGGCGCCGGGTTCTTGGCTGCGGTGCTGCGACCCTTGCCACGGCGGCGGGCTTCCCGATGATCAACTTTGGGGAGTATCGACTCCACGCGGCCTCACCCAAGACCTATTCGAAGCGGACGATCGATCTGGTGCGCCGGTCGCTGGTGATCGATATGCTGGCGCCGATCAAGCTCGACTTCCGCCCCGACTATTTCGCGGCGCCGCTGAGCGAGAAGGATGCCGCCGAATTCCGCGCCAGCGGCATCACCGGCTTCCACAACGCCGTCGGTGTCGGCGGAAAGGACGCCCGTGCCAGCGTGCTCGAATGGATGAACGGCTGGCAGGGCTTTGTCGGCCGCAATTCGCACGTCTTCTCGCTGGTCGGCCCTGCCAGCGACCTCGATCGCGCCAAGCGGGAGGGCAAATGCGCGGTGATCATGGGTCTGCAGAACTCGGATCACTTCGACACCGTCGCTGATGTGAAGACCTTCTACCAGCTGGGCCAGCGCTGTTCGCAGCTCACCTATAACAGCCAGAACCGGCTGGGGTCGGGCAGCACCGACCGGGTGGATGGCGGCATCAGCGACTATGGCGCGGCGATCATCAAGGCGATGAACGAGGTCGGCATGCTGGTCGACGTCTCGCACTCGGGCGACAAGACCACGCTCGACGCGATCGACATCTCGACCAAGCCGATCGCGATCACGCACAGCAACTGCCGCGCGCTCAACGATCACC
This genomic interval carries:
- a CDS encoding dipeptidase gives rise to the protein MINFGEYRLHAASPKTYSKRTIDLVRRSLVIDMLAPIKLDFRPDYFAAPLSEKDAAEFRASGITGFHNAVGVGGKDARASVLEWMNGWQGFVGRNSHVFSLVGPASDLDRAKREGKCAVIMGLQNSDHFDTVADVKTFYQLGQRCSQLTYNSQNRLGSGSTDRVDGGISDYGAAIIKAMNEVGMLVDVSHSGDKTTLDAIDISTKPIAITHSNCRALNDHPRLKRDEAILALGKKQGVMGITGVRNFVSAREPTTIVEMVNHIDHVVKLIGIDHVGIGSDADLNGYDDMPADQYKMLKGGYKESYAFRDKLDTDGFDQPMKMYDLTEELIRRNYSDANIAAILGGNFRRLLGDTWI